A window of the Ogataea parapolymorpha DL-1 chromosome V, whole genome shotgun sequence genome harbors these coding sequences:
- a CDS encoding Ubiquitin-like-conjugating enzyme ATG10, producing the protein MKENVFENNVAQLAHYIRHKCTNVRTERVDGKTVIFALACRDNIQLEIVVFFHQTYAAPLLTFRMWQLQILDDIETRSLVFDQTLIEKLLTREGSLRVDRRVDPVITIVDHPVLGKPFYQLHPCQSAQLLEDVGLQGPDSLEFWWNFYSSVLI; encoded by the exons ATGAAAGAGAACGTATTCGAGAACAACGTTGCGCAATTGGCGCACTACATCCGCCATAAGTGCACCAATGTTCGCACTGAACGAGTAGACGGCAAG ACGGTGATCTTTGCTCTGGCGTGCCGAGACAACATACAGCTCGAGATCGttgtttttttccaccagacATACGCGGCACCCTTGCTGACGTTCCGCATGTGGCAGCTGCAAATTTTGGACGACATCGAGACTCGCAGTCTCGTTTTCGATCAGACCCTGATAGAGAAGCTCCTCACCCGCGAGGGTTCACTAagagtcgatcgacgcgtgGACCCTGTGATCACGATAGTGGACCATCCTGTGCTGGGAAAGCCGTTCTACCAGCTGCATCCGTGTCAGAGTGCTCAGTTACTGGAGGATGTTGGCTTGCAGGGTCCAGATTCGCTCGaattttggtggaatttCTATTCGTCGGTGCTGATATGA
- a CDS encoding Succinate dehydrogenase [ubiquinone] iron-sulfur subunit, mitochondrial — protein sequence MFKSIIRSRGMATQATAQRLKTFKIYRWSPDTPDKKPYMQEYKIDLNQCGPMVLDAIIKIKNEQDATLTFRRSCREGICGSCAMNIGGQNTLACLCKIDQDTSKETKIYPLPHMYIVRDLVPDLTHFYKQYKSIQPYLQTKNKPADGKENLQSEEDRKKLDGLYECILCACCSTSCPSYWWNQQEYLGPAVLMQAYRWLVDSRDEATKSRKEMLQNSMSLYRCHTIMNCARTCPKGLNPGKAIAEIKKQLAFD from the coding sequence ATGTTCAAATCGATAATTCGTTCCCGTGGCATGGCCACCCAGGCTACTGCCCAAAGACTCAAAACGTTCAAGATCTACAGATGGTCCCCAGACACTCCGGACAAGAAGCCATACATGCAAGAGTACAAGATTGATCTGAACCAGTGTGGTCCGATGGTGTTGGACGCcatcatcaaaatcaagaacGAGCAGGATGCCACGCTCACTTTCAGAAGAAGCTGCAGAGAAGGAATTTGCGGCTCGTGTGCCATGAACATTGGCGGTCAGAACACCCTGGCCTGTCTGTGCAAAATCGACCAAGACACCTCCAAGGAGACTAAAATATATCCACTTCCACACATGTACATCGTGAGAGACTTGGTGCCGGACCTCACGCACTTTTACAAACAGTACAAGTCGATTCAGCCATACCTGCAGACCAAAAACAAGCCAGCCGATGGCAAGGAAAACCTGCAAAGCGAGGAGGACAGAAAGAAGTTGGACGGATTGTACGAGTGTATTTTGTGTGCTTGCTGCAGTACCTCGTGTCCTTCCTACTGGTGGAACCAGCAAGAATATCTCGGACCTGCCGTGCTGATGCAAGCCTACAGATGGCTCGTGGATTCTAGAGACGAGGCCACCAAGAGCAGAAAAGAGATGTTGCAAAATTCTATGTCCCTGTACAGATGCCACACCATCATGAACTGTGCGCGTACCTGTCCTAAGGGCCTGAATCCGGGTAAGGCGATCGCGGAGATTAAGAAACAATTAGCATTTGACTGA